Proteins from a single region of Sebastes umbrosus isolate fSebUmb1 chromosome 8, fSebUmb1.pri, whole genome shotgun sequence:
- the prkab1b gene encoding 5'-AMP-activated protein kinase subunit beta-1b, whose protein sequence is MGNSSSDRSGGGQGERSYRDGQQGGKEARPNILMDSTDDADAEDTKAPQEIQEFLAWQQDLESDSKSPTQARPTMFRWPGAAKEVFVSGSFNNWATKIPLNKSQKNFAAIVELPEGEHQYKFCVDGQWTLDPNGAVATSKTGTVNNVIQVSRTDFEVFDALRIDSEETADISDLSSSPPGPYLQEAYVTKPEDKLKHPPILPPHLLQVLLNKDTGVSCDPTLLPEPNHVMLSHLYALSIKDGVMVLSATHRYKKKYVTTLLYKPI, encoded by the exons ATGGGGAACAGCAGCAGCGACCGGTCTGGTGGGGGTCAGGGTGAGAGGTCATACAGAGATGGACAACAAGGAGGGAAAGAGGCCCGTCCCAACATCCTGATGGACAGCACGGACGACGCAGACGCAGAAGACACAAAG GCTCCACAGGAAATACAGGAATTTCTGGCCTGGCAGCAGGACCTGGAGAGTGATAGCAAAAGTCCAACGCAGGCCAGACCCACGATGTTCAGGTGGCCGGGGGCCGCCAAAGAAGTCTTTGTGTCCGGCTCTTTTAACAACTGGGCCACCAAGATCCCGCTCAACAAAAG TCAGAAAAACTTTGCGGCTATTGTGGAGCTGCCAGAGGGGGAGCACCAGTACAAGTTCTGTGTAGACGGTCAGTGGACTTTGGATCCTAATGGG GCTGTGGCGACGTCTAAAACTGGCACAGTTAATAATGTCATCCAGGTGAGTAGGACTGACTTTGAAGTCTTTGACGCCCTCAGGATCGACTCTGAGGAAACTGCAGACATCTCAG ACTTGTCCAGTTCCCCTCCCGGCCCCTACCTACAGGAAGCATATGTGACCAAGCCAGAGGACAAGCTCAAGCATCCTCCTATCTTACCCCCCCACCTGCTGCAAGTGCTGCTCAACAAGGACACAGGTGTCTCT TGTGACCCGACGCTACTTCCAGAGCCCAACCATGTGATGCTCAGTCACCTGTACGCCCTCTCCATCAAG GATGGAGTGATGGTCCTCAGTGCAACGCACCGATACAAAAAGAAGTATGTGACCACGCTTCTCTACAAACCGATATAA
- the LOC119493334 gene encoding transmembrane protein 233, whose translation MNTKSSLDGNADHLKSGEAQEIPPLRNYLCLTMFTCFCPAWPINIVALVFSVLAQRSYDEEDYDGSKQLGRKALHLGIVSFVIGLVIITASTVVHFTTHVV comes from the exons ATGAACACCAAGTCCTCGCTGGACGGGAACGCTGACCACCTTAAATCCGGGGAGGCTCAGGAGATCCCCCCTCTGAGGAACTATCTCTGCCTCACCATGTTCACCTGTTTCTGTCCTGCATGGCCCATCAACATTGTGGCGCTGGTTTTCTCTGTGCTG GCCCAAAGGAGCTACGACGAAGAGGACTACGACGGCTCCAAGCAGCTGGGTCGTAAAGCACTCCACCTGGGGATTGTCTCTTTCGTCATTGGCCTTGTGATCATCACTGCGAGCACCGTCGTGCACTTTACCACG CATGTGGTGTGA
- the asgrl1 gene encoding asialoglycoprotein receptor-like 1 isoform X2, translating to METQYHQFGSSDSSTVHGEPRTTIQTVFAGMKSIVVCVLYGVLVLLLLILLMVTGIKFSLLNKEITDVKLHLERINHGKPMASIGSAAKPVVEVLLPKLVPVRGSCREGWVSFERSCYLLSTSAVTWRNAEEQCRTRGGHLAVINNVEELDYISKIVEIQYNYWIGLVERQHEGHWSWVDGTDFNSTPTFWDEGQPDNWDYRENGEDCGQLHASQIQKRKMWNDADCNLPYQYICETRA from the exons ATGGAGACTCAGTATCACCAGTTTGGGTCGTCTGATAGCAGCACTGTCCATGGAGAGCCCAGAACCACTATACAAACGG TGTTTGCAGGTATGAAGAGCATAGTGGTTTGTGTCCTCTACGGAgtcctggtgctgctgctgttaatcCTGCTGATGGTCACTGGGATCAAAT TCTCCCTGTTAAACAAGGAAATCACTGATGTCAAACTCCACCTCGAGAGAATCAACCATGGGAAACCAATGGCATCGATCGGATCAG CTGCAAAACCTGTGGTGGAGGTCCTCTTACCGAAACTTGTCCCAGTTCGAG GATCATGTAGGGAAGGATGGGTGTCTTTCGAGAGGAGCTGCTACCTGCTATCCACCTCCGCCGTGACCTGGAGGAACGCAGAGGAGCAGTGCCGAACACGTGGAGGACACCTGGCGGTTATCAATAATGTGGAGGAACTG gACTACATTTCAAAAATAGTTGAAATCCAATATAACTATTGGATTGGACTTGTGGAGCGACAACACGAGGGACACTGGAGCTGGGTGGATGGAACCGACTTCAATTCAACCCCGAC TTTCTGGGATGAAGGTCAGCCTGACAACTGGGACTACAGAGAGAACGGGGAGGACTGCGGGCAGCTTCACGCTTCTCAGATACAGAAACGCAAGATGTGGAATGACGCAGACTGCAACCTGCCGTATCAATACATCTGTGAAACCAGGGCTTGA
- the LOC119493253 gene encoding phospholipase A2-like, with the protein MNLTAPLLLLLLTACAASGALLPKALWQFGRMISCPQPGVNPLKYNDYGCWCGFGGTGSPVDESDVCCKVHDDCYKASRTAPGCTAVLDLPYVLVYDYTCSNQQVTCSATNEKCQAAVCECDRVAAHCFAQATYNPENKNLDPKVHCVN; encoded by the exons ATGAATCTCACAGCTCCTCTGCTGTTGCTGCTTCTCACTG CTTGTGCGGCCAGCGGCGCCCTGCTGCCCAAGGCCTTGTGGCAGTTTGGGAGGATGATCTCCTGCCCTCAGCCTGGGGTCAACCCTTTAAAGTACAATGATTACGGCTGCTGGTGCGGCTTCGGGGGGACGGGAAGCCCGGTGGACGAATCGGACGT GTGCTGCAAAGTTCATGATGATTGCTATAAAGCGAGCAGAACGGCTCCCGGATGCACGGCTGTCCTTGACCTTCCCTATGTTCTTGTTTATGATTACACCTGTTCAAATCAACAAGTGACCTGCTCAG CCACCAACGAAAAGTGCCAGGCTGCCGTGTGCGAGTGCGATCGGGTGGCGGCTCACTGCTTCGCTCAGGCCACATACAACCCTGAAAACAAGAACCTGGATCCCAAAGTCCACTGTGTCAACTGA
- the asgrl1 gene encoding asialoglycoprotein receptor-like 1 isoform X1, whose product MVRVQPERFRDLLVDEVMETQYHQFGSSDSSTVHGEPRTTIQTVFAGMKSIVVCVLYGVLVLLLLILLMVTGIKFSLLNKEITDVKLHLERINHGKPMASIGSAAKPVVEVLLPKLVPVRGSCREGWVSFERSCYLLSTSAVTWRNAEEQCRTRGGHLAVINNVEELDYISKIVEIQYNYWIGLVERQHEGHWSWVDGTDFNSTPTFWDEGQPDNWDYRENGEDCGQLHASQIQKRKMWNDADCNLPYQYICETRA is encoded by the exons ATGGTCAGAGTCCAACCAGAGAGATTCAGAGATCTTCTGGTTGATGAAG TAATGGAGACTCAGTATCACCAGTTTGGGTCGTCTGATAGCAGCACTGTCCATGGAGAGCCCAGAACCACTATACAAACGG TGTTTGCAGGTATGAAGAGCATAGTGGTTTGTGTCCTCTACGGAgtcctggtgctgctgctgttaatcCTGCTGATGGTCACTGGGATCAAAT TCTCCCTGTTAAACAAGGAAATCACTGATGTCAAACTCCACCTCGAGAGAATCAACCATGGGAAACCAATGGCATCGATCGGATCAG CTGCAAAACCTGTGGTGGAGGTCCTCTTACCGAAACTTGTCCCAGTTCGAG GATCATGTAGGGAAGGATGGGTGTCTTTCGAGAGGAGCTGCTACCTGCTATCCACCTCCGCCGTGACCTGGAGGAACGCAGAGGAGCAGTGCCGAACACGTGGAGGACACCTGGCGGTTATCAATAATGTGGAGGAACTG gACTACATTTCAAAAATAGTTGAAATCCAATATAACTATTGGATTGGACTTGTGGAGCGACAACACGAGGGACACTGGAGCTGGGTGGATGGAACCGACTTCAATTCAACCCCGAC TTTCTGGGATGAAGGTCAGCCTGACAACTGGGACTACAGAGAGAACGGGGAGGACTGCGGGCAGCTTCACGCTTCTCAGATACAGAAACGCAAGATGTGGAATGACGCAGACTGCAACCTGCCGTATCAATACATCTGTGAAACCAGGGCTTGA
- the pla2g1b gene encoding phospholipase A2, producing MHPTHCLLILLVSLPALLCNRAVWQFRRMILCTVPDSWPLMDYSDYGCYCGLGGSGTPVDELDRCCQVHDQCYTDAKQHDDCWPIFDNPYTELYSYRCDKASKTITCLNNNNPCETFICECDRKAAMCFAEADYNEGNEHLPSGRCK from the exons ATGCATCCGACTCACTGCCTCCTCATCCTGCTCGTCAGCCTCCCAGCCC TGCTGTGTAACAGAGCCGTGTGGCAGTTCAGGAGGATGATCCTGTGCACCGTCCCCGACAGCTGGCCGTTAATGGACTACTCTGACTACGGCTGCTACTGTGGTCTGGGAGGCTCTGGCACACCTGTCGATGAGCTTGACAG ATGCTGTCAGGTCCACGACCAGTGCTACACTGATGCTAAGCAGCACGACGATTGCTGGCCCATCTTTGACAACCCCTACACTGAACTGTACAGCTACAGGTGTGACAAGGCCAGCAAGACCATCACCTGCCTGA ATAACAACAATCCCTGTGAAACGTTCATCTGTGAGTGTGACAGGAAAGCAGCCATGTGCTTCGCCGAGGCAGATTACAATGAAGGAAATGAACACCTTCCCAGTGGGCGCTGCAAGTGA